The following proteins are co-located in the Microbacterium sp. SORGH_AS_0888 genome:
- a CDS encoding aminomethyl transferase family protein, protein MVLSAAQAIADAGSPVELLRNAQARPTIFPVTPEFTNWRSEQRSWSETVALLDQSHHMTDLFISGPDAARLLSDTGVNSFASFPVDAAKQFIGVNDEGYLIGDAILFHLEEDEYDLVGWYMVLDWVQFIGETGDYDVTFRRDANTLMREPGTPPELYRYELQGPNALALVERLIGGPVPPTRFFGMARLQIAGVEVRSLRHGMAGQPGFELFGPWADGERVLAAILEAGDEFGLVRVGARAYSSANLESAWVPSPLPAIFTGARAAEYLEWLPASRAGSLAGSYVSDDIEDYYLTPYDLGYGRSVAFDHDFIGRAALERFAAAPQRRKVTLVWDAEDLAAIVASYVGDELPAKFIEFPKARYGLYQVDRVIASGADVGVSHDVGYMTGLQAFVSLASIDEAHAEPGTRVTVVWGESPNSRKPAVEPHRQVEVRATVAPAPFSAFARENYRKG, encoded by the coding sequence ATGGTCCTCTCCGCCGCCCAGGCGATCGCCGACGCCGGAAGCCCGGTCGAGCTGCTGCGCAACGCGCAGGCGCGGCCGACGATCTTCCCGGTCACGCCCGAGTTCACCAACTGGCGCAGCGAGCAGCGCTCATGGTCGGAGACCGTCGCGCTCCTGGACCAGTCGCACCACATGACGGACCTGTTCATCTCGGGTCCGGACGCGGCGCGCCTCCTCTCGGACACCGGCGTGAACAGCTTCGCGAGCTTCCCCGTCGACGCCGCGAAGCAGTTTATCGGCGTCAACGACGAGGGCTACCTGATCGGCGATGCCATCCTCTTCCACCTCGAGGAGGACGAGTACGACCTCGTGGGCTGGTACATGGTGCTCGACTGGGTGCAGTTCATCGGCGAGACCGGCGACTACGACGTGACGTTCCGCCGCGACGCGAACACGCTCATGCGCGAGCCGGGAACGCCGCCGGAGCTCTACCGCTACGAGCTGCAGGGGCCGAACGCCCTCGCGCTCGTCGAGCGTCTCATCGGCGGACCGGTGCCGCCGACCAGGTTCTTCGGGATGGCGCGTCTGCAGATCGCCGGCGTCGAGGTTCGCAGCCTTCGTCACGGCATGGCGGGCCAGCCCGGCTTCGAGCTGTTCGGGCCGTGGGCCGACGGTGAGCGGGTTCTCGCGGCGATCCTCGAGGCGGGCGACGAGTTCGGGCTCGTTCGCGTCGGCGCGCGCGCCTACTCGTCCGCGAACCTCGAGTCGGCCTGGGTGCCGTCGCCGCTGCCGGCGATCTTCACCGGCGCGCGCGCCGCCGAGTACCTCGAGTGGCTCCCGGCGTCCCGTGCCGGGTCGCTCGCCGGCAGCTACGTGTCCGACGACATCGAGGACTACTACCTCACCCCCTATGACCTCGGCTACGGCCGCAGCGTCGCCTTCGACCACGACTTCATCGGCCGTGCCGCGCTCGAGCGGTTCGCCGCGGCGCCGCAGCGTCGCAAGGTCACGCTCGTGTGGGATGCCGAAGACCTCGCCGCGATCGTCGCCTCGTACGTCGGCGACGAGCTTCCGGCGAAGTTCATCGAGTTCCCCAAGGCGCGCTACGGCCTGTACCAGGTCGACCGCGTGATCGCGTCCGGCGCCGATGTCGGAGTCTCGCACGACGTCGGCTACATGACGGGCCTCCAGGCCTTCGTCTCGCTCGCGAGCATCGACGAGGCGCACGCCGAGCCCGGGACCCGCGTCACGGTCGTGTGGGGCGAGTCGC
- a CDS encoding LysR family transcriptional regulator has protein sequence MREADAVDLNLVRVFVAIAETRSLTAAAARLYVTQPAVSQALGRLRRELDDPLFTRRGRTVVATPLAESVYPGFRDALSTVDRTLDAVHRFEPAASDRLFRIALSELGEIGWLPAIVAAVRRSAPRMRIEVVPMDVDALPEWLGRGTVDLAITPSAVPGGFERVGLKTQGYGAVMSQRHPLATGEVTLEAYAAAAHAVVASDSGAPALDAARRRAGIDIEPRVALQQFASLPPLLAGDRELVATMPDTIAEGWAHTWPLVVRPLPFEMHPVEVRLYRRATTQHAAALDWLFDTVARAVRGSSGRFQVIHGDG, from the coding sequence ATGCGTGAGGCGGACGCCGTGGACCTGAACCTCGTCCGGGTGTTCGTCGCGATCGCCGAGACGCGCAGCCTCACGGCCGCCGCAGCGCGGTTGTACGTCACCCAGCCCGCGGTCAGCCAGGCGCTGGGGCGTCTGCGTCGCGAGCTCGACGACCCGCTGTTCACACGCCGGGGCCGCACCGTCGTGGCCACCCCGCTCGCGGAGAGCGTCTACCCCGGCTTCCGAGACGCCCTCTCGACGGTCGACCGCACGCTCGACGCCGTCCACCGCTTCGAGCCCGCGGCATCCGATCGGCTCTTCCGCATCGCGCTCTCGGAGCTCGGGGAGATCGGCTGGCTGCCGGCGATCGTCGCAGCCGTGCGCCGGAGCGCCCCGCGCATGCGCATCGAGGTCGTGCCGATGGATGTCGACGCCCTCCCCGAGTGGCTCGGCCGCGGCACCGTCGACCTCGCCATCACCCCGTCCGCCGTGCCGGGCGGGTTCGAGCGCGTGGGCCTCAAGACCCAGGGCTACGGCGCGGTCATGTCGCAGCGGCATCCGCTGGCCACCGGCGAGGTGACGCTCGAGGCCTACGCGGCGGCGGCGCACGCCGTGGTCGCGAGCGACTCGGGAGCGCCCGCGCTGGATGCGGCGCGCCGCCGCGCGGGGATCGACATCGAGCCGCGGGTCGCGCTGCAGCAGTTCGCATCGCTGCCGCCGCTGCTGGCCGGGGACCGGGAGCTCGTGGCGACCATGCCCGACACGATCGCGGAGGGATGGGCGCACACGTGGCCGCTGGTCGTGCGGCCGCTGCCGTTCGAGATGCACCCCGTCGAGGTGCGCCTGTACCGTCGCGCGACGACGCAGCACGCCGCCGCGCTGGACTGGCTGTTCGACACGGTGGCGCGCGCCGTGCGCGGCTCGTCCGGCCGGTTCCAGGTGATCCACGGCGACGGCTGA
- a CDS encoding aminomethyl transferase family protein, whose translation MAGNLQELLDQHGDTVGMLRDAQLGTYIYPVVPAEFSNWRREQKAWRHAAVLYDQTHHMVNFFVSGPDALKLLSDTGINSFANFPVDTAKQFVPTASNGGVIGDGILFREAEDDYVYVGRAPGANWLQFHAETGGYDVEFRYDDRSPSRPYGKAVHREYYRFQIQGPNAWAIIEKLNGGEMEKVRFFHMGHMTIAGEQVRTLRHGMAGAPGLELWGPYEQHEKIRDAILEAGREFGIEPCGSRAYSSNTLESGWIPSPLPAIYTGGDIERRYREWLPTTSYEAINALAGSFVSDRIDDYYLNPWELGYGSFVKFDHDFIGREALEQIDPAAQRRKVTLAWNDEDLTKVLATVLDREGPGYQFFDLPNANYGSSNYDAVIDADGNTVGLSMFTGVTANEKRGLSLATVDADVPIGAEVRVVWGEPDGGSRKTTVEPHEQIAIRAVVSPVPYAETARVEYQGGWRTGYTN comes from the coding sequence ATGGCGGGCAATCTTCAGGAACTGCTGGATCAGCACGGCGACACGGTGGGGATGCTGCGCGACGCGCAGCTGGGCACCTACATCTACCCGGTGGTCCCCGCGGAGTTCAGCAACTGGCGGCGCGAGCAGAAGGCATGGCGTCACGCCGCCGTGCTCTACGACCAGACGCACCACATGGTCAACTTCTTCGTCTCGGGCCCCGACGCGCTGAAGCTGCTCAGCGACACCGGCATCAACTCCTTCGCGAACTTCCCGGTCGACACCGCCAAGCAGTTCGTGCCGACCGCGTCCAACGGCGGCGTGATCGGTGACGGCATCCTGTTCCGCGAAGCGGAGGACGACTACGTCTACGTCGGACGCGCGCCGGGTGCCAACTGGCTGCAGTTCCACGCCGAGACCGGTGGCTACGACGTCGAGTTCCGCTACGACGACCGTTCGCCCTCGCGTCCCTACGGCAAGGCCGTGCACCGCGAGTACTACCGCTTCCAGATCCAGGGCCCGAACGCGTGGGCGATCATCGAGAAGCTCAACGGCGGCGAGATGGAGAAGGTCCGCTTCTTCCACATGGGCCACATGACGATCGCGGGCGAGCAGGTCCGCACCCTCCGTCACGGCATGGCCGGCGCCCCGGGCCTGGAGCTCTGGGGCCCCTACGAGCAGCACGAGAAGATCCGCGATGCGATCCTCGAGGCCGGCCGCGAGTTCGGCATCGAGCCCTGCGGCTCGCGCGCCTACTCCTCCAACACCCTCGAGTCGGGCTGGATCCCCTCGCCGCTGCCCGCGATCTACACCGGCGGAGACATCGAGCGCCGCTACCGGGAGTGGCTGCCGACCACGAGCTACGAGGCGATCAACGCGCTCGCCGGCTCGTTCGTGTCCGACCGGATCGACGACTACTACCTGAACCCGTGGGAGCTCGGGTACGGCTCGTTCGTCAAGTTCGACCACGACTTCATCGGTCGTGAGGCCCTCGAGCAGATCGACCCCGCCGCCCAGCGCCGCAAGGTCACGCTCGCCTGGAACGACGAGGACCTCACCAAGGTGCTCGCGACCGTCCTCGACCGCGAGGGCCCGGGATACCAGTTCTTCGATCTGCCCAACGCCAACTACGGCTCGTCGAACTACGACGCCGTCATCGACGCCGACGGCAACACGGTCGGCCTGTCGATGTTCACGGGCGTGACGGCGAACGAGAAGCGCGGCCTGTCGCTTGCGACCGTCGACGCGGACGTGCCGATCGGCGCCGAGGTGCGCGTGGTCTGGGGTGAGCCCGACGGCGGCTCCCGCAAGACCACGGTCGAGCCCCACGAGCAGATCGCGATCCGCGCGGTCGTGAGCCCGGTCCCCTACGCCGAGACCGCGCGGGTGGAGTACCAGGGCGGCTGGCGCACCGGCTACACGAACTGA
- a CDS encoding 4-carboxy-4-hydroxy-2-oxoadipate aldolase/oxaloacetate decarboxylase → MGGHVVVTDIERADADVVAALAALGSATVHEAQGRTGYVGPDIRPIQQGAAIAGSAITVLTAPGDNLMVHVAIEQSRAGDVIVVVPRGDSPYGHIGELMATQMQVCGVRGYVTSAGVRDTTELRRMGFPAWTRHISAEGCVKDTPGSVNVPVVLGAAIVHPGDIVVADDDGVAIVPRADAADVLAAATARAEKEAANRVRYEAGEISMDINRLRPVLADLGVSYIPQAEYDRGGR, encoded by the coding sequence ATGGGCGGACACGTCGTCGTGACGGACATCGAGCGTGCGGACGCGGACGTCGTCGCCGCGCTCGCCGCACTCGGCTCGGCGACCGTCCACGAGGCCCAGGGCCGCACCGGCTACGTCGGTCCCGACATCCGCCCGATCCAGCAGGGCGCCGCCATCGCCGGCAGCGCGATCACGGTGCTCACCGCCCCCGGCGACAACCTCATGGTGCACGTCGCGATCGAGCAGTCCCGCGCCGGGGACGTGATCGTCGTCGTGCCCCGCGGCGACTCCCCCTACGGCCACATCGGCGAGCTGATGGCGACCCAGATGCAGGTGTGCGGCGTGCGCGGCTACGTCACCTCGGCCGGCGTGCGCGACACGACCGAGCTGCGCCGAATGGGCTTCCCCGCGTGGACGAGGCACATCAGCGCGGAGGGATGCGTCAAGGACACCCCCGGCTCGGTCAACGTCCCCGTGGTGCTCGGCGCCGCCATCGTCCACCCGGGCGACATCGTGGTCGCCGACGATGACGGCGTCGCCATCGTCCCCCGTGCCGACGCCGCCGACGTTCTCGCGGCCGCAACGGCGCGCGCCGAGAAGGAGGCCGCGAATCGCGTCCGGTACGAGGCGGGAGAGATCTCGATGGACATCAACCGGCTCCGACCCGTCCTCGCCGACCTCGGCGTGAGCTACATTCCTCAAGCGGAATACGACCGTGGCGGCCGCTGA
- a CDS encoding 4-oxalomesaconate tautomerase, with product MAAADPEASGIPCLLMRGGTSKGAFFLADDLPARRETRDDLLLRIMGSPDPTQIDGLGGAHPLTSKVAIVSRSEEPGIDIDYLFLQIAVDEPLVSDTQTCGNLLAAVGPFAVERGLLVPGEPTTTARIRLLNTRDIATVTFATPGGTVDYDGDAAIDGVPGTACRIDIALAAGPGKALLPTGNATDEVEGHRATLIDNGMPVVLLDAADFGVEGTETPAALEARGELATEVERVRLAAGPLMGLGDVSAQTVPKMFLLSPATAGGAISTRAFIPHRVHTSIGVLMAASVAAGLRIPGTVAAELATDDGGETVSIEHPGGAFPARVRVDRAPDGAWQAASLSLRTARKIFDGRVFPRPRL from the coding sequence GTGGCGGCCGCTGACCCCGAAGCCTCCGGCATCCCGTGCCTGCTCATGCGCGGCGGCACCTCGAAGGGCGCGTTCTTCCTCGCGGACGACCTGCCCGCCCGCCGTGAGACGCGCGACGACCTGCTGCTGCGGATCATGGGCAGCCCCGACCCGACGCAGATCGACGGCCTCGGGGGCGCCCACCCCCTCACGAGCAAGGTCGCGATCGTCTCCCGTTCCGAGGAGCCGGGCATCGACATCGACTACCTGTTCCTGCAGATCGCGGTCGACGAGCCCCTCGTCTCCGACACCCAGACCTGCGGCAACCTGCTCGCCGCCGTCGGCCCCTTCGCCGTCGAACGCGGCCTCCTGGTGCCCGGCGAGCCGACCACGACCGCCCGGATCCGGCTGCTCAACACCCGGGATATCGCGACCGTCACGTTCGCGACCCCCGGCGGCACCGTCGACTACGACGGGGATGCCGCGATCGACGGCGTCCCCGGGACCGCCTGCCGGATCGACATCGCCCTCGCCGCGGGCCCCGGAAAGGCGCTGCTGCCGACCGGGAACGCGACCGACGAGGTCGAGGGGCACCGCGCGACCCTCATCGACAACGGCATGCCGGTCGTGCTGCTGGATGCCGCCGACTTCGGCGTCGAGGGCACGGAGACCCCCGCCGCCCTCGAAGCCCGCGGTGAGCTGGCCACGGAGGTCGAACGGGTGCGCCTCGCCGCCGGTCCCCTCATGGGCCTCGGAGACGTCTCCGCGCAGACCGTGCCCAAGATGTTCCTCCTCTCCCCCGCCACCGCGGGCGGAGCCATCTCGACCCGCGCGTTCATCCCCCACCGCGTGCACACCTCGATCGGCGTGCTCATGGCGGCGTCCGTCGCCGCGGGGCTGCGCATCCCCGGCACCGTGGCTGCAGAGCTGGCCACCGACGACGGCGGCGAGACGGTGTCCATCGAGCACCCCGGCGGCGCCTTCCCCGCGCGCGTGCGCGTCGACCGTGCTCCGGACGGCGCCTGGCAGGCGGCATCCCTGTCGCTGCGGACCGCACGCAAGATCTTCGACGGACGGGTCTTCCCCCGCCCGCGCCTGTAG
- a CDS encoding VOC family protein — MAEHENFDLAHVGGIELFTPTFDESLHFFRDLLAMREVARVGDSVYLRTWDEYQLYSLKLTASDTNGVGRTLFRTTSQEALDRRVAAIEKAGLGHGWRDPEVGVGRSFEFEDPDGHTMALYYDTELYVPDDEDRPALKNQASKFPGRGINVRRLDHINYLASDVTAAGEFWRDVMKARESERVKLDAGGYGAWWFRFHQKSYDVVYSDDWTGERGRFHHFAFAPDNREDILKAADICLENGIYIEYGPYKHAINQTFFLYVWEPGGNRIEFATAQARLLLDPDWPVVEWSQAERAKGQAWGMKTVATFHTHGTPYVKDQEAIDAAALAGVPYTPTDHDEKSE; from the coding sequence ATGGCCGAACACGAGAACTTCGATCTCGCCCACGTGGGCGGAATCGAGCTCTTCACACCCACGTTCGACGAGAGCCTGCACTTCTTCCGCGATCTGCTCGCGATGCGCGAGGTCGCCCGTGTCGGCGACTCCGTGTACCTGCGCACATGGGACGAGTACCAGCTGTACTCGCTCAAGCTCACCGCATCCGACACGAACGGCGTCGGGCGGACGCTCTTCCGCACGACCAGTCAGGAGGCTCTCGACCGCCGCGTCGCCGCGATCGAGAAGGCCGGCCTCGGGCACGGCTGGCGCGACCCCGAGGTCGGCGTCGGGCGGTCCTTCGAGTTCGAGGACCCGGACGGGCACACGATGGCCCTCTACTACGACACCGAGCTGTACGTGCCGGACGACGAGGACCGCCCCGCGTTGAAGAACCAGGCCTCGAAGTTCCCGGGTCGTGGCATCAACGTTCGGCGCCTCGACCACATCAACTACCTCGCGAGCGACGTCACCGCCGCCGGCGAGTTCTGGCGCGACGTCATGAAGGCGCGCGAGTCCGAGCGCGTGAAGCTGGACGCGGGAGGGTACGGGGCCTGGTGGTTCCGTTTCCACCAGAAGTCCTACGACGTCGTCTACTCCGACGACTGGACCGGCGAGCGCGGCCGCTTCCACCACTTCGCCTTCGCCCCCGACAATCGCGAAGACATCCTCAAGGCCGCCGACATCTGCCTCGAGAACGGCATCTACATCGAGTACGGTCCCTACAAGCACGCGATCAACCAGACCTTCTTCCTGTACGTCTGGGAGCCGGGCGGGAACCGCATCGAGTTCGCCACCGCGCAGGCGCGCCTCCTCCTCGACCCGGACTGGCCGGTCGTGGAGTGGTCGCAGGCCGAGCGCGCCAAGGGCCAGGCATGGGGCATGAAGACCGTCGCGACCTTCCACACGCACGGGACCCCGTACGTGAAGGACCAGGAGGCGATCGACGCCGCCGCCCTCGCGGGCGTGCCGTACACGCCCACCGACCACGACGAGAAGTCGGAGTAG
- a CDS encoding 5-methyltetrahydropteroyltriglutamate--homocysteine S-methyltransferase, whose product MTQRPPFRADIVGSFLRPSALADARARHAEGLLDDEGLRAIEDAEIAALVRSEHENGLQVASDGEFRRSWWHFDFFGMLDGVDIVELDHGIQFQGVQTKPRGIRVNAPIAFSDAHPFLAHYRALQETAAATGATPKFTIPAPTVLDFRLEPDAVDAAAYDGREAIVDDLVQAYRDALDAFYAAGARYLQFDDTAWAYLCSEVELAKARERGIETDGIAERYATMLNRILEGKPDDLVVTTHVCRGNFRSTWISSGGYEPVAEQLLGNTAYDGFFLEYDSDRAGGFEPLRFLPTGEQVAVLGLVTTKTGELEDPDAVRRRIDEAAAFAPLEQLALSPQCGFASTEEGNALTEAEQWAKIRLVVDTAASVWS is encoded by the coding sequence GTGACCCAGCGCCCTCCGTTCCGCGCCGACATCGTCGGCAGCTTCCTCCGGCCGTCCGCTCTCGCGGATGCTCGTGCCCGTCACGCCGAGGGGCTCCTCGACGACGAGGGGCTTCGCGCGATCGAGGATGCGGAGATCGCGGCGCTCGTGCGCAGCGAGCACGAGAACGGCCTGCAGGTCGCGAGCGACGGCGAGTTCCGCCGCTCGTGGTGGCACTTCGACTTCTTCGGGATGCTGGACGGCGTCGACATCGTGGAGCTGGACCACGGCATCCAGTTCCAGGGCGTGCAGACCAAGCCCCGCGGCATCCGCGTGAACGCCCCCATCGCGTTCTCGGACGCGCACCCGTTCCTGGCGCACTACCGTGCGCTGCAGGAGACCGCGGCCGCCACCGGCGCGACGCCGAAGTTCACGATCCCCGCGCCCACGGTGCTCGACTTCCGGCTGGAGCCCGACGCGGTGGACGCGGCCGCCTACGACGGTCGCGAGGCCATCGTGGACGACCTGGTGCAGGCCTACCGCGACGCGCTCGACGCGTTCTACGCGGCCGGCGCCCGCTACCTCCAGTTCGACGACACGGCGTGGGCGTACCTGTGCTCCGAGGTCGAGCTCGCCAAGGCGCGCGAGCGCGGCATCGAGACCGACGGCATCGCCGAGCGATACGCGACGATGCTCAACCGCATCCTCGAGGGCAAGCCCGACGACCTCGTCGTCACGACGCACGTGTGCCGCGGCAACTTCCGCTCGACCTGGATCTCCTCCGGCGGGTACGAGCCGGTCGCCGAGCAGCTGCTGGGCAACACGGCCTACGACGGCTTCTTCCTCGAGTACGACTCGGACCGCGCGGGCGGTTTCGAGCCGCTGCGGTTCCTGCCCACGGGCGAGCAGGTCGCCGTCCTCGGTCTCGTCACGACCAAGACGGGCGAGCTGGAGGACCCGGATGCGGTGCGTCGCCGTATCGACGAGGCGGCGGCTTTCGCGCCGCTCGAACAGTTGGCGCTCAGCCCGCAGTGCGGTTTCGCGTCGACGGAGGAGGGCAACGCGCTGACCGAGGCCGAGCAGTGGGCGAAGATCCGCCTCGTGGTCGACACCGCCGCATCCGTCTGGTCCTGA
- a CDS encoding antibiotic biosynthesis monooxygenase — MPIYLSMQRVRFSSPDAYEKFKVVFGDTRHHLMKLPGFLHLTWWEHPDDPTWFNECSFWTSKTALYDWHMDTYHKHAKAWAANGAIMEDIITNFELVGTRLLRICPTCGELQDKKYELSQEQAVLAEQCPNCGFHFPVLGEQPSSFAVFKDVDPALIPQD; from the coding sequence ATGCCCATCTACCTCAGCATGCAGCGAGTCCGTTTCTCCAGCCCGGATGCGTACGAGAAGTTCAAGGTCGTGTTCGGCGACACCCGCCATCACCTGATGAAGCTCCCCGGCTTCCTGCACCTCACCTGGTGGGAGCACCCGGACGACCCGACCTGGTTCAACGAGTGCAGCTTCTGGACCAGCAAGACGGCGCTCTACGACTGGCACATGGACACGTACCACAAGCACGCCAAGGCCTGGGCGGCCAACGGCGCCATCATGGAGGACATCATCACCAACTTCGAGTTGGTCGGCACGCGCCTGCTGCGCATCTGTCCCACCTGTGGCGAGCTGCAGGACAAGAAGTACGAGCTCTCACAGGAGCAGGCGGTCCTGGCCGAGCAGTGTCCCAACTGCGGCTTCCACTTCCCCGTGCTCGGCGAGCAGCCCTCGAGCTTCGCCGTCTTCAAGGACGTCGATCCCGCACTCATCCCGCAGGACTGA
- a CDS encoding PLP-dependent aminotransferase family protein, producing MSPGRNSDDQHEKQRRPPTPAYRALYEQLRGAILRGQLPAGSRLPASRQLSAEQGVSRNTVLAAFDQLLAEGYIETRHGSGTYVARVLPDDVQRPRANIVSSRPVRSERGPTLSARGAMLVGTPRMPLPALLRRSPETTAFQIGLPALDHFPHEVWARLYAARARRGDRTLMGYSDPAGYRPLREQIAEQIGTTRGILCSADDVVIVSGSQQALEFTARILLDPGETAWMEDPGYLGTRAALTSAGARIVPVPVDEHGLDVAAGVAAAPEARMVFVTPSHQFPLGSPLSLERRLALIEWAATTGSWIVEDDYDNEFRYRGRPIAALQSIDAHGRVIYVGTFSKTMFPGLRLGYVIAPPEVVDGLVSAHLASDMHAHQLDQATMADFIAQGHYARHLRRMRILYGDRQRRLVEESARHGDVLRVESRAGGLHVVAWLPAELDDLTVAEHARGAGIHAWPLSLHSIERRLPPALLLGFAGTRDAEISPAAQRLGRLVSVLRGAADTASSVRPRADTVAPGRGGEVSRA from the coding sequence ATGTCACCCGGACGAAACTCCGACGACCAGCACGAGAAACAGAGGCGCCCGCCCACGCCCGCCTACCGCGCGCTCTACGAACAGTTGCGCGGAGCGATCTTGCGCGGCCAGCTCCCGGCCGGTTCCCGGCTCCCGGCGAGCCGGCAGCTGTCGGCCGAGCAGGGCGTCTCGCGCAACACCGTGCTCGCCGCATTCGATCAGCTCCTCGCCGAGGGCTACATCGAGACGCGCCACGGCTCGGGCACCTACGTCGCCCGCGTGCTTCCCGACGACGTCCAGCGTCCGCGGGCGAACATCGTCTCCAGCCGGCCGGTGCGCAGCGAACGCGGCCCGACGCTGTCGGCACGTGGCGCGATGCTCGTCGGAACACCTCGAATGCCGCTCCCGGCCCTGCTGCGACGGTCGCCCGAGACGACCGCGTTCCAGATCGGCCTGCCGGCGCTGGACCACTTCCCGCACGAGGTGTGGGCACGGCTCTATGCCGCGAGGGCTCGCCGCGGCGATCGCACCCTGATGGGATACTCAGACCCGGCCGGCTACCGGCCGTTGCGGGAGCAGATCGCCGAGCAGATCGGGACGACTCGCGGCATCCTCTGCTCGGCCGACGACGTCGTGATCGTGTCGGGCTCGCAGCAGGCCCTCGAGTTCACGGCACGAATCCTGCTGGACCCCGGCGAGACGGCGTGGATGGAGGACCCGGGCTACCTGGGCACGCGGGCCGCATTGACCTCCGCGGGAGCGCGAATCGTCCCGGTGCCGGTCGACGAGCACGGCCTCGACGTCGCCGCGGGCGTCGCAGCCGCCCCGGAGGCACGGATGGTCTTCGTCACGCCGTCGCACCAGTTCCCGCTGGGGTCTCCCCTCTCGCTGGAGCGTCGTCTCGCGCTGATCGAGTGGGCCGCGACCACCGGATCGTGGATCGTCGAGGACGACTACGACAACGAGTTCCGTTACCGGGGCCGCCCGATCGCGGCCCTGCAGTCGATCGACGCACACGGTCGCGTGATCTACGTGGGAACGTTCAGCAAGACGATGTTCCCGGGACTGCGCCTGGGCTACGTGATCGCTCCGCCGGAGGTGGTGGACGGGCTGGTCTCGGCCCACCTGGCCAGCGACATGCACGCGCACCAGCTGGACCAGGCGACGATGGCCGACTTCATCGCTCAGGGCCATTACGCGCGACACCTGCGGCGGATGCGGATCCTGTACGGCGACCGCCAGCGACGGCTCGTCGAGGAGAGCGCCCGCCACGGTGATGTGCTGCGCGTGGAGTCGCGCGCCGGCGGTCTCCACGTCGTCGCCTGGCTCCCTGCCGAGCTCGATGATCTGACGGTCGCCGAGCACGCTCGAGGAGCGGGCATCCACGCCTGGCCGCTCTCGCTGCACAGCATCGAGCGGCGTCTGCCTCCGGCGCTTCTCCTCGGCTTCGCCGGCACCCGCGACGCCGAGATCTCCCCCGCGGCACAACGACTCGGACGGCTCGTCTCGGTGCTGCGGGGGGCTGCGGACACCGCGTCGTCGGTCCGCCCACGTGCGGACACCGTCGCGCCGGGACGGGGTGGCGAGGTTTCTCGGGCATGA
- a CDS encoding serine hydrolase produces MATPSEPVRGTDAVSRSRRGGKRLPRRAAPGRRSFASAMKTLEALAASGAQVSVRVDDLDRGTEVLAGDDFTSVPVAGLGVVPVLIELAARFESGEISPLEIVERGALDPVSVSGLWRHLAAPALPLQDLAVLAASAGDALAANALLHRVGLPSVRARIEQLGLARSAVMDSFRDSRGPDDAPHVAVGSAREYASLFGSLVNADVVSPGVSAQVSEWLSLGHDLSLVAAATGLDPFGHEDDEHGLLFVNKTGRAAGVRAEAGVLAGPRAGVSYALFVGFDDLSIAHRLRAHDAFRVLGVELMEYVF; encoded by the coding sequence GTGGCTACGCCGTCTGAGCCGGTACGGGGGACGGATGCCGTCAGTCGTTCTCGTCGCGGGGGGAAGCGGTTGCCCCGCCGCGCCGCGCCGGGGCGTCGCTCCTTCGCCTCCGCGATGAAGACGCTGGAGGCGCTCGCGGCGTCGGGCGCTCAGGTGTCGGTGCGGGTGGACGACCTGGACCGGGGCACCGAGGTGCTCGCGGGCGACGACTTCACGAGCGTGCCGGTGGCGGGACTCGGTGTCGTGCCGGTGCTGATCGAGCTCGCCGCGCGGTTCGAGTCGGGAGAGATCAGCCCGCTGGAGATCGTCGAGCGCGGGGCCCTCGACCCGGTGTCGGTGTCGGGGCTGTGGCGGCATCTGGCCGCTCCTGCGCTGCCGCTGCAGGATCTCGCGGTGCTCGCCGCGTCGGCGGGCGATGCGCTCGCCGCCAACGCGCTGCTGCACCGCGTCGGCCTTCCCTCCGTGCGCGCCCGGATCGAGCAGCTGGGCCTTGCCCGTTCGGCCGTCATGGACAGCTTCCGCGACAGCCGCGGGCCCGACGACGCGCCGCACGTCGCGGTCGGCTCGGCGCGCGAGTACGCGTCGCTGTTCGGGTCGCTCGTGAACGCGGATGTCGTGAGCCCCGGCGTGAGCGCCCAGGTGTCGGAGTGGCTGAGCCTCGGTCACGATCTGTCGCTCGTCGCGGCCGCGACGGGCCTGGACCCGTTCGGGCACGAGGACGACGAGCACGGCCTGCTGTTCGTGAACAAGACCGGGCGCGCCGCGGGCGTCCGCGCCGAGGCCGGCGTGCTGGCCGGGCCGCGCGCGGGGGTCTCCTACGCGCTGTTCGTCGGCTTCGACGATCTGTCGATCGCGCATCGCCTGCGCGCGCACGATGCCTTCCGCGTCCTCGGCGTGGAGCTGATGGAGTACGTGTTCTGA